The following are encoded together in the Bradyrhizobium genosp. L genome:
- a CDS encoding transporter substrate-binding domain-containing protein — protein MSQSTKRLIYLAFMATLAVLPARAQSPGGTLAKIRDLGAITLGHRDVSVPFSYLDDNQKPVGFAMDLCAKIVDAVKTELKLPALQTRLQPIQLSTQIPLIENGTIDIVCGPATNTLERQKVVAFSDTIFVSSIRAVVRKDAPIKTFEDLKDRPVSLTSGSTSIGLLSARAQEKNFQTKNILTPDHGASFLALTTGRSEAFIMDDILLASLIANSTNPSDWRIIDDSLRTEPYGLIIRKGDPEFKALVDKRLTAMMKGGEFQELYTKWFMRPIPPKNVNLNFPMTAPLKDAVANPNDKGV, from the coding sequence ATGAGCCAATCTACCAAGCGGTTGATTTACCTGGCTTTTATGGCCACGCTGGCAGTATTACCGGCGCGCGCTCAGTCGCCCGGCGGCACGCTGGCAAAGATCCGTGATCTCGGCGCAATCACGCTCGGGCACCGCGACGTCTCGGTGCCGTTCTCCTATCTCGACGACAACCAGAAGCCGGTCGGCTTCGCGATGGACCTCTGCGCCAAGATCGTCGACGCCGTGAAGACCGAGCTCAAGCTGCCGGCGCTGCAGACCAGATTGCAGCCGATCCAGCTCTCGACCCAGATCCCGCTGATCGAGAACGGCACCATCGACATCGTCTGCGGCCCCGCCACCAACACGCTGGAGCGGCAGAAGGTGGTCGCCTTCAGCGACACCATCTTCGTCTCCAGCATCCGCGCCGTGGTGCGCAAGGATGCGCCGATCAAGACCTTCGAGGACCTCAAGGACCGGCCGGTCTCGTTGACCTCGGGCTCGACCTCGATCGGGCTCTTGAGCGCGCGCGCCCAGGAGAAGAATTTCCAGACCAAGAACATCCTGACGCCGGATCACGGCGCATCGTTCCTGGCGTTGACCACCGGGCGCAGCGAAGCCTTCATCATGGACGACATCCTGCTCGCGAGCCTGATCGCCAACAGCACCAACCCGTCCGATTGGCGCATCATCGACGACAGCCTGCGCACCGAGCCCTACGGCCTGATCATCCGCAAGGGCGATCCGGAGTTCAAGGCGCTGGTCGACAAGAGGCTGACCGCGATGATGAAGGGCGGTGAATTCCAGGAGCTTTACACAAAATGGTTCATGCGGCCGATCCCGCCGAAGAACGTGAACCTGAATTTTCCAATGACCGCGCCGCTGAAGGACGCCGTCGCCAATCCGAACGACAAGGGCGTGTGA
- a CDS encoding phosphoribosylaminoimidazolesuccinocarboxamide synthase has translation MTAMLSSDLPLPRIGRGKVRDIYAVGEDRVLLLTTDRISAFDVVMAETIPMKGAVLTQISAWWFRQLEGTVPHHMISADADEIIRAVPELKNHRTDILGRAMLCKRTTVFPIECVIRGYISGSAWKEYAAEGTLAGERLPAGLVESEKLAPAIFSPATKAETGHDENITVARVREIVGADVAATLEKMARDVYGYGEQTSRARGIIIADTKFEFGRDKDGRIILIDEVMTPDSSRFWALDAYRPGRPQPSFDKQPLRDYLDTERKAGRWNGDAPAPALPASVVDATSKRYLEAFRRVTGSELKV, from the coding sequence TGCCCCGGATCGGCCGCGGCAAGGTGCGCGATATCTATGCCGTCGGCGAGGACCGCGTGCTGCTCTTGACCACCGACCGCATCTCGGCGTTCGACGTGGTGATGGCGGAGACCATCCCGATGAAGGGCGCGGTGCTGACCCAGATCAGCGCCTGGTGGTTTCGGCAGCTCGAAGGCACCGTGCCGCATCACATGATCAGCGCCGATGCCGACGAGATCATCCGCGCGGTGCCCGAGTTGAAGAACCATCGCACCGATATCCTGGGCCGTGCGATGCTGTGCAAGCGGACCACCGTATTCCCGATCGAATGCGTGATCCGCGGCTATATCTCCGGCTCGGCGTGGAAGGAATACGCCGCCGAGGGCACGCTCGCCGGCGAGAGGCTGCCGGCGGGACTGGTGGAGAGCGAGAAGCTCGCGCCCGCGATCTTCAGCCCGGCGACCAAGGCCGAGACCGGCCATGACGAGAACATCACGGTGGCCCGCGTGCGCGAGATCGTCGGTGCCGACGTCGCCGCGACGCTGGAGAAGATGGCGCGCGATGTCTATGGCTACGGCGAGCAGACCAGCCGCGCCCGCGGCATCATCATCGCCGACACCAAATTCGAATTCGGCCGCGACAAGGACGGCCGCATCATCCTGATCGACGAGGTGATGACGCCGGACAGTTCGCGCTTCTGGGCGCTCGACGCCTACAGACCCGGCCGACCGCAGCCAAGCTTCGACAAGCAGCCGCTGCGCGACTATCTCGACACCGAGCGCAAAGCCGGCCGCTGGAACGGCGACGCGCCGGCCCCGGCGCTGCCGGCGAGCGTGGTGGACGCGACCAGCAAGCGGTATCTGGAAGCGTTCCGGCGGGTGACGGGAAGCGAGCTGAAAGTTTAA
- a CDS encoding SLC26A/SulP transporter family protein → MISRSFYVGSRARRAVNDILGGGAASVLSITFGLSYALLIFAGPLSPYLSYGVAATFISSAVLATFIALGSSLPFAIGGPDSSTAAVTGLLTASLAERISAANPSAPLLAPVLITLGLSTIVTGLVMCGLGLTRMGRAIRYVPYPVVGGFLGATGLLIVLGAIRVITGHTVQLSTAPLFENIITASELSAAGAMALVLYLTWHRSRTPLGLPIILIGGVIVAHLAFWIIGLTPEEAQATGWTFQSPPTSTFMLPWHVEELARYPWPMVPDLLGNLIAVVFVTAASTLFNTTGVEVAVHREANLERELNVTGFANILTGALAGYAGCTSISRTILNFSSGGRGRLSGLTVAAASLLMLAVAPDLLGFMPKFVLGGLLLYLGADQLHKWIIESRKRLSQTEYLSLLAIIAIIVIWGFVPGILIGIIIGCATFALSASRVEAIKYSFDGSEYRSSLDRSRDDQEVLLAHGGQIRGLNLQSYLFFGSANRLYQHVKALLQRHPECRYLLFDFKLVTGIDSSAAYSFAQIKRSAHDVGVELVLVHLPSAAEKVLRSGDFIAEGVTVIGELDHALEWCENEIISQHQGRAQEEADLHGWFTRILGSERDADELIRRCQRIEVDAGEIIVRAGDAADSMLFILDGRVGVMVPAEDERSTRVRSLGRYTTIGEMGLVSHSPRSATIQAEVASVLYVLNTHQFTAIKDEDPELSHKLLTYFVSVMAERLTFASRTIAVLRR, encoded by the coding sequence GTGATCAGTCGTTCGTTCTATGTCGGCTCGCGGGCGCGGCGAGCCGTCAATGATATTCTGGGCGGGGGCGCGGCGAGCGTCCTCAGCATCACATTCGGCCTCTCTTACGCGTTGCTCATCTTCGCCGGCCCGCTGTCGCCCTATCTGTCGTACGGCGTCGCCGCGACCTTCATCTCGTCCGCGGTGCTCGCGACCTTCATTGCGCTTGGCAGCTCACTGCCTTTCGCAATCGGCGGACCGGACAGTTCCACCGCTGCGGTGACGGGACTCCTGACCGCCTCGCTCGCCGAGCGGATCAGCGCAGCCAACCCCTCCGCACCGCTGCTCGCGCCGGTGCTGATCACGCTCGGGCTCTCGACCATCGTCACGGGCCTCGTGATGTGCGGCCTTGGCCTGACGCGAATGGGCCGTGCGATCCGTTATGTCCCCTACCCCGTGGTCGGCGGATTCCTCGGCGCGACCGGATTGCTGATCGTGCTCGGCGCGATCAGGGTGATCACCGGCCACACCGTGCAGTTGAGCACGGCGCCGCTGTTTGAGAACATCATCACCGCCTCCGAACTGAGTGCAGCCGGCGCCATGGCGCTGGTGCTGTACCTGACCTGGCATCGATCGAGAACCCCGCTCGGCCTCCCGATCATCCTGATCGGCGGCGTCATCGTCGCGCATCTTGCGTTCTGGATCATCGGCCTCACGCCCGAGGAGGCCCAGGCCACCGGCTGGACGTTCCAGTCGCCGCCGACCTCGACTTTCATGCTGCCCTGGCATGTCGAGGAACTGGCGCGCTACCCGTGGCCGATGGTTCCCGACCTGCTCGGCAACCTGATCGCGGTCGTCTTCGTGACCGCCGCCTCGACCCTGTTCAACACCACCGGCGTCGAGGTGGCCGTGCACCGTGAGGCCAACCTGGAGCGCGAGCTCAACGTCACTGGCTTTGCCAATATCCTGACCGGCGCGCTGGCTGGTTATGCCGGCTGCACTTCGATCAGCCGCACCATCCTCAACTTCTCCAGCGGCGGACGCGGTCGCCTGTCCGGATTGACGGTGGCCGCAGCGTCGCTGCTGATGCTCGCCGTGGCGCCGGATTTGCTGGGCTTCATGCCGAAATTCGTGCTCGGCGGCCTGCTGCTCTATCTCGGCGCCGACCAGCTGCACAAATGGATCATCGAGTCGCGCAAGCGGCTGTCGCAGACCGAATATCTGTCGCTGCTGGCGATCATCGCCATCATCGTGATCTGGGGATTCGTGCCGGGCATCCTGATCGGCATCATCATCGGCTGTGCAACCTTTGCACTCAGCGCGTCACGAGTCGAGGCGATCAAATACAGTTTCGACGGCTCGGAGTATCGCTCGTCGCTCGACCGCTCGCGCGACGACCAGGAGGTGCTGCTGGCGCATGGCGGCCAGATCCGCGGGCTCAATCTGCAGAGCTATCTGTTCTTCGGCTCCGCCAACCGGCTGTATCAGCACGTCAAGGCGCTGTTGCAGCGGCATCCCGAGTGCCGCTATCTGCTGTTCGACTTCAAGCTCGTCACCGGCATCGATTCCTCGGCCGCCTACAGTTTCGCCCAGATCAAGCGCAGCGCGCATGACGTCGGCGTCGAGCTGGTGCTGGTGCATCTGCCTTCGGCCGCCGAGAAGGTGCTGCGCTCCGGCGACTTCATCGCCGAGGGCGTCACTGTGATCGGGGAGCTCGATCACGCCCTGGAATGGTGCGAGAACGAGATCATCTCCCAGCATCAGGGGCGCGCCCAGGAAGAGGCCGACCTGCACGGCTGGTTCACGCGGATCCTCGGCAGCGAGCGCGATGCCGACGAGCTGATCCGCCGCTGCCAGCGCATCGAGGTCGACGCCGGCGAGATCATCGTGCGCGCCGGCGATGCCGCCGATTCCATGCTTTTCATCCTCGACGGCCGCGTCGGCGTCATGGTGCCCGCCGAAGACGAGCGTTCCACACGGGTGCGCAGCCTCGGCCGCTACACCACGATCGGCGAGATGGGCCTGGTCTCGCATTCACCGCGCAGCGCGACGATCCAGGCCGAGGTGGCAAGCGTGCTCTATGTGCTCAACACCCATCAGTTCACGGCGATCAAGGACGAAGATCCCGAGCTCAGCCACAAGCTGCTGACGTACTTCGTCTCCGTGATGGCCGAACGGCTCACCTTCGCCAGCCGGACGATTGCGGTGCTGCGAAGGTAA
- a CDS encoding sensor domain-containing diguanylate cyclase, with translation MSAPNFKARGRTLLTAKVIFNFGQSTIDCVVRRISDDGATVELESGLGIPEHFQLSIPSEGAVLPCRLAWQSERQIGVTFETLQAADDTAGAKQNEPAERGGDHVVRSQMLALRAALDQVPLGIVLLDSRLNARFINRAFRRMWALSDAVADRHPSFAALIFHGRDTGAYDIPADRIEAYVAERIERITRNESFQLDLRRTKGDVIRMQCTPLPDGGRMLSYMEVTDIVRQADELRALRDALETVQDGVLLLDGDLRSRFMNQKVRQFWEIDEPEAATRPSYASLITRTRRAVDPHASAKELAGFAAKRIAEVKAGDHVRELQTPDGRRLRAHCTTMTGGGRMITYYDVTDLIRNAEQLERLATTDPLTGLFNRRHFLEMLDAEWSRFQRYYRAVSVLMVDIDHFKDVNDRYGHAVGDEAIKAMAGACLHGKRKSDIVGRVGGEEFAIVLPETNLSRARIVAERVRKRIAGQALQARDAPFRITASIGIAEASVSMPGTEALMIAADQALYQAKAQGRNCCVCWSPPAPARLAAE, from the coding sequence ATGTCAGCGCCCAATTTCAAGGCCCGCGGCCGCACGTTGCTGACCGCCAAGGTCATCTTCAACTTCGGCCAGTCGACCATCGATTGCGTCGTGCGACGGATCAGCGACGACGGAGCGACGGTCGAGTTGGAGAGCGGGCTCGGCATCCCCGAGCACTTTCAGCTCTCGATCCCGAGCGAAGGCGCGGTCCTCCCCTGCAGGCTGGCGTGGCAATCGGAACGGCAGATCGGGGTCACCTTCGAGACATTGCAAGCCGCTGACGATACGGCCGGTGCCAAACAGAATGAACCGGCCGAACGCGGCGGCGACCATGTCGTGCGCAGCCAGATGCTTGCGCTGCGCGCGGCGCTCGATCAGGTGCCGCTCGGCATCGTCCTGCTCGATTCGAGGCTGAACGCCCGTTTTATCAACCGTGCATTCCGGCGGATGTGGGCGCTGTCGGACGCGGTCGCCGACCGGCACCCGTCCTTTGCCGCGCTGATCTTCCACGGCCGCGACACCGGCGCCTATGACATCCCTGCGGACCGGATCGAAGCTTATGTCGCCGAACGCATCGAGCGCATCACCAGGAATGAGAGTTTTCAGCTCGATCTGCGCCGCACCAAGGGCGATGTCATTCGCATGCAGTGCACGCCGCTGCCCGACGGTGGCCGGATGCTGAGCTACATGGAGGTGACCGATATCGTGCGTCAGGCCGACGAATTGAGGGCGCTGCGGGACGCGCTGGAAACCGTCCAGGATGGCGTGCTGCTGCTCGATGGCGATCTCAGGTCGCGATTCATGAACCAGAAGGTGCGGCAGTTCTGGGAGATCGACGAACCGGAAGCGGCGACCCGCCCGTCCTATGCCTCGCTGATCACCCGCACCCGGCGGGCGGTCGATCCGCACGCATCTGCCAAGGAGCTCGCCGGCTTTGCCGCCAAACGTATCGCCGAGGTGAAGGCAGGCGATCATGTCCGCGAGTTGCAGACCCCCGACGGCCGCCGTCTGCGCGCGCATTGCACCACCATGACCGGCGGCGGTCGCATGATCACCTATTACGACGTCACTGATCTGATCCGGAACGCCGAGCAGCTCGAACGGCTCGCAACGACCGACCCGCTCACCGGTCTGTTCAACCGGCGGCACTTCCTGGAGATGCTGGACGCCGAGTGGAGTCGCTTCCAGCGCTACTATCGCGCGGTGTCGGTGCTGATGGTGGACATCGATCATTTCAAGGACGTCAACGACCGCTACGGACATGCCGTCGGCGACGAGGCGATCAAGGCCATGGCCGGCGCGTGTCTGCATGGCAAACGGAAGTCCGACATCGTCGGCCGGGTCGGCGGCGAGGAATTCGCCATCGTCTTGCCGGAGACGAACCTGTCGCGCGCCAGGATCGTCGCGGAGCGTGTTCGCAAGCGGATCGCCGGACAAGCGCTGCAAGCGCGCGATGCACCGTTCCGGATCACCGCGAGCATCGGGATCGCCGAGGCCTCGGTCAGCATGCCCGGCACGGAAGCGCTGATGATCGCTGCCGATCAGGCGCTTTATCAGGCCAAGGCGCAGGGCCGGAATTGCTGCGTGTGCTGGTCGCCGCCAGCCCCGGCAAGGCTGGCCGCCGAGTAG
- a CDS encoding GntR family transcriptional regulator, with the protein MGPGTATGSRGVGAHGSAPDAVREALRRAISSGELVPGSQLRQDELAERFGTSRIPVREALRQLEVEGFVTIQPNRGAVVSDLSIDEVIELLEIRVALECHALRLAIPAMGEIDLDAATKILRAYDAEPDPAQWGAFNWKFHATLYAPCNRPRLLSMIEANYGHVSRFTRALVSQATGKERPQREHYRLLELCRDGEAKKAVRLLREHIEETQKTLRSAQRQAVRDATAES; encoded by the coding sequence ATGGGACCTGGAACCGCGACAGGCAGCCGAGGGGTCGGCGCGCACGGCTCCGCGCCCGACGCCGTGCGCGAGGCGCTGCGGCGTGCGATCAGCTCGGGCGAACTGGTGCCCGGATCGCAATTGCGCCAGGACGAACTGGCGGAGCGGTTCGGGACCAGCCGCATTCCGGTGCGCGAAGCGCTGCGGCAGTTGGAAGTCGAGGGCTTCGTGACGATCCAGCCCAATCGCGGTGCGGTCGTCTCCGATCTGTCGATCGACGAGGTGATCGAGCTGCTCGAAATCCGCGTCGCGCTGGAATGCCATGCGCTGCGGCTGGCGATCCCCGCGATGGGCGAGATCGATCTCGACGCAGCGACCAAAATCCTGCGCGCCTACGACGCGGAGCCCGATCCGGCGCAATGGGGCGCCTTCAACTGGAAATTCCACGCCACGCTTTACGCGCCGTGCAATCGTCCGCGCCTGCTCAGCATGATCGAGGCGAATTACGGCCATGTCAGTCGCTTCACGCGGGCGCTGGTGTCGCAGGCGACCGGCAAGGAGCGGCCGCAGCGCGAGCATTACCGGCTGCTCGAACTGTGCCGCGATGGCGAGGCGAAGAAGGCCGTCCGCCTGCTCCGCGAGCATATCGAGGAGACGCAGAAGACGCTGCGCTCGGCGCAGCGCCAGGCCGTGCGCGATGCGACTGCGGAAAGCTGA
- a CDS encoding NAD(P)/FAD-dependent oxidoreductase, with translation MKSNDVDILVIGAGIVGIATAYYLAVQHKRSRVLIVDEGQPMALTSAQSGENYRNWWPHPTMADFTNHSTDLMEQIARATDNRIHMTRRGYLLVTREARPEALLQQLHAGYGAQAAKLIRLHEGSSRGYQPPLSADWQSAPDGVDVLLGRELIQKHYPAFDNEVATALHIRRAGDISGQQLGQYMLETIRPLGAQFQQAKVVGIAKADRFTVDVLADGTRQSIKADIIVNAAGPFAAQVAAMHGEALPIVNVLQQKIAFADRNRAVDRAMPFAIDLDGQTLAWSDDEREALAAAPEFAGLLQPMPGSIHCRPDGGDQGEWIKLGWAFNEETTTAPLREPELNPYFPEVVLRAASRLQPKLARYLGALPRDRVHYGGYYPMTKENWPLIGAAATPGVFLAAALSGYGTMGACATGDLCARAVAGTPVPEFARSLSLARYQDKALMDELEATASRGLL, from the coding sequence GTGAAAAGCAATGACGTCGACATCCTGGTGATCGGTGCCGGCATCGTCGGCATCGCCACGGCCTATTATCTCGCGGTCCAGCACAAGCGTTCGCGCGTCCTGATCGTCGACGAAGGGCAGCCGATGGCGCTGACCTCGGCACAGTCGGGCGAGAACTACCGCAACTGGTGGCCGCATCCGACTATGGCCGACTTCACCAACCACTCCACCGACCTGATGGAGCAGATCGCGCGGGCGACTGACAATCGCATCCACATGACGCGGCGCGGCTATCTTCTCGTCACGCGCGAGGCGCGGCCCGAGGCGCTGCTGCAGCAATTGCACGCCGGCTATGGCGCGCAGGCCGCGAAGCTGATCCGCCTGCACGAAGGATCGAGCCGCGGCTACCAGCCGCCGCTGTCGGCGGATTGGCAGAGCGCGCCCGACGGCGTCGACGTGCTGCTCGGCCGCGAGTTGATCCAGAAGCATTACCCGGCGTTCGACAACGAGGTCGCCACCGCCCTGCACATCCGTCGGGCCGGCGATATCAGCGGCCAGCAGCTCGGCCAATACATGCTGGAGACGATACGGCCGCTCGGCGCGCAGTTTCAGCAGGCCAAGGTCGTCGGCATCGCCAAGGCTGACCGCTTCACCGTCGATGTGCTGGCCGATGGGACGAGGCAGAGCATCAAGGCCGACATCATCGTCAATGCCGCAGGGCCGTTCGCCGCGCAGGTCGCGGCGATGCATGGCGAAGCGCTGCCGATCGTCAACGTGCTGCAACAGAAGATCGCCTTCGCCGACCGCAACCGCGCCGTTGATCGGGCGATGCCGTTTGCGATCGATCTCGACGGCCAGACGCTGGCCTGGTCCGACGACGAGCGCGAGGCGCTCGCCGCGGCGCCGGAATTCGCCGGTCTGTTGCAGCCGATGCCGGGCAGCATCCATTGCCGGCCCGACGGCGGCGATCAGGGCGAGTGGATCAAGCTCGGCTGGGCGTTCAATGAAGAGACCACGACCGCGCCGCTGCGCGAGCCGGAGCTCAATCCCTATTTCCCCGAAGTGGTGCTGCGCGCGGCGAGCCGGCTGCAGCCGAAGCTCGCGCGCTACCTCGGCGCGCTGCCGCGCGATCGCGTGCATTACGGTGGCTATTATCCGATGACGAAGGAGAACTGGCCGCTGATCGGCGCGGCGGCAACGCCGGGCGTTTTCCTGGCGGCCGCGCTCTCCGGCTACGGCACCATGGGCGCCTGCGCGACGGGCGATCTGTGCGCCCGCGCCGTCGCCGGCACGCCCGTCCCGGAATTTGCCCGCAGCCTCTCGCTCGCGCGCTATCAGGACAAGGCGCTGATGGATGAATTGGAAGCGACCGCGAGCCGCGGTTTGCTGTGA
- a CDS encoding crotonase/enoyl-CoA hydratase family protein has translation MSEPDAVLIERDGPITIVSINRPHCRNAVDGLTARKLYDAFLAFDADASTSVAVFTGTGGTFCAGADLKAVAAGDPEKKRELGGHTTIAPMGPSRLRLTKPVIAAVEGFAVAGGMELALWADMRLVAEDATFGVFCRRFGVPLIDLGTIRLPRLIGHSQAIDLILTGRPVAGPEAHRIGLANRLVPKGETRAHAIALAKDIARFPQNCMRADRLSALRQWDLEEEDAIKNEMRGGLDVIASGETLSGATRFASGVGRHGAFGNEAGNG, from the coding sequence ATGTCCGAACCTGATGCCGTGCTCATCGAGCGCGACGGCCCGATCACCATCGTCTCCATCAACCGTCCGCATTGCCGCAACGCCGTCGACGGCTTAACCGCGCGCAAATTGTATGACGCGTTCCTTGCCTTCGATGCCGACGCCAGTACGTCGGTCGCCGTGTTCACCGGCACCGGCGGCACCTTCTGCGCCGGCGCCGACCTGAAGGCGGTGGCGGCTGGCGATCCCGAGAAGAAGCGCGAGCTCGGCGGTCACACCACGATCGCGCCGATGGGACCGAGCCGGCTGCGGTTGACAAAGCCTGTGATCGCCGCGGTCGAGGGTTTTGCGGTCGCCGGCGGCATGGAGCTCGCGTTGTGGGCCGACATGCGCCTCGTCGCCGAAGATGCGACCTTCGGCGTGTTCTGCCGCCGCTTCGGGGTGCCGCTGATCGACCTCGGCACCATCCGCCTGCCGCGGCTGATCGGCCATTCGCAGGCGATCGATCTGATCCTCACCGGGCGTCCGGTCGCAGGTCCCGAGGCGCACCGCATCGGGCTCGCCAACCGGCTGGTGCCGAAGGGCGAGACACGCGCGCACGCGATCGCGCTGGCAAAAGACATCGCGCGCTTCCCGCAAAACTGCATGCGCGCCGATCGGCTGTCGGCGCTGCGGCAGTGGGATCTCGAGGAGGAAGACGCGATCAAAAACGAGATGCGCGGCGGTCTCGACGTGATCGCGTCGGGTGAGACGCTGTCGGGCGCGACACGCTTTGCATCCGGCGTCGGCCGCCACGGCGCGTTCGGCAATGAGGCCGGCAACGGCTGA
- a CDS encoding NAD-dependent succinate-semialdehyde dehydrogenase, translating to MTPPVAARAAQSTSSLHDRLKDPSLLRDRCYIDGAWVGTPQRSVTNPVNGVELAKVPVMSTAETTQAVEAAERAFPAWAKLTAKQRSNILRKWFDLIVANREDLALILTSEQGKPLTEALGEIDIGGAYVEFFAEEARRVYGETIPTQRPDARLLAIRQPIGVCGAITPWNFPCSMITRKVSPALAAGCTVVLKPANETPLTALALVALAEKAGVPKGVFNILTGNSSAIGKVLCEHPAVRFVGFTGSTEVGKILFEQAAVGVKKLGLELGGNAPFVVFDDADIDAAVEGAIVSKYRNMGQTCVCANRLYAQDKIYDAFVDKLSKKVAAMKIGDGTEQGVVQGPLINMDAVLKVEKHIADAVKGGAKIVTGGKRHALGGSFFEPTVLANVKPDALVAHEETFGPLAPVFRFKDEAEVIALCNDSPFGLASYFYSRDIGRVWRVAEALESGMVGVNTGLITTEVAPFGGVKESGLGREGSRHGMDEYVEIKYVMMAGV from the coding sequence ATGACCCCGCCCGTCGCCGCACGCGCTGCACAATCCACATCCTCTCTCCACGACCGCCTCAAGGATCCGTCGCTGTTGCGCGACCGCTGCTATATCGACGGCGCCTGGGTCGGCACGCCACAGCGCTCCGTGACCAATCCGGTCAACGGCGTGGAACTGGCCAAAGTCCCGGTCATGAGCACCGCGGAGACGACGCAGGCCGTCGAAGCCGCCGAGCGCGCGTTTCCGGCCTGGGCCAAGCTGACCGCCAAGCAGCGTTCCAACATCTTGCGCAAATGGTTCGACCTGATCGTCGCCAACCGCGAGGACCTCGCGCTGATCCTGACCTCCGAGCAGGGCAAGCCGCTGACGGAAGCGCTCGGCGAGATCGATATCGGCGGCGCCTATGTCGAATTCTTCGCCGAAGAGGCGCGCCGCGTCTATGGCGAGACCATCCCGACGCAGCGGCCGGATGCGCGGCTGTTGGCGATCCGCCAGCCGATCGGGGTCTGCGGCGCCATCACGCCGTGGAATTTCCCGTGCTCGATGATCACCCGAAAAGTATCGCCGGCGCTCGCGGCCGGCTGCACCGTGGTGCTCAAGCCCGCCAACGAAACCCCGCTCACCGCGCTGGCGTTGGTCGCGCTGGCCGAGAAGGCCGGCGTGCCGAAAGGCGTGTTCAACATCCTGACCGGCAATTCGTCGGCGATCGGCAAGGTGCTGTGCGAGCATCCCGCGGTGCGCTTCGTCGGCTTCACCGGATCCACTGAAGTCGGCAAGATCCTGTTCGAGCAGGCCGCGGTCGGCGTGAAGAAGCTCGGGCTCGAGCTCGGCGGCAATGCGCCCTTCGTGGTGTTCGACGATGCCGACATCGATGCCGCGGTCGAAGGCGCCATCGTCTCGAAATATCGCAACATGGGCCAGACCTGCGTTTGCGCGAATCGTCTGTATGCTCAGGACAAGATCTACGACGCGTTCGTCGACAAGCTCTCGAAGAAGGTCGCGGCGATGAAGATCGGCGACGGTACGGAGCAGGGCGTGGTGCAGGGTCCGCTGATCAACATGGACGCCGTGCTCAAGGTCGAGAAGCACATCGCCGATGCCGTCAAGGGCGGCGCCAAGATCGTCACCGGCGGCAAGCGCCATGCGCTCGGCGGCTCGTTCTTCGAGCCGACCGTGCTTGCCAATGTGAAGCCGGACGCGCTGGTCGCGCATGAGGAGACGTTCGGGCCCCTGGCGCCGGTGTTCCGCTTCAAGGACGAGGCCGAGGTGATCGCGCTCTGCAACGACTCGCCGTTCGGCCTTGCCTCCTACTTCTACTCCCGCGACATCGGCCGGGTCTGGCGCGTCGCGGAAGCACTGGAGTCGGGCATGGTCGGCGTCAATACCGGCCTGATCACGACCGAGGTCGCGCCGTTCGGCGGCGTCAAGGAGAGCGGCCTCGGCCGCGAAGGCTCGCGCCACGGCATGGATGAATATGTCGAGATCAAATACGTGATGATGGCGGGGGTTTAG